The Novibacillus thermophilus genome segment TGGACAGAAATGACAAAAACCGTGAAAAGGTAGCGGAAGACTTGTACAACTTTTGGCTTCGCCTTTACCGCAAACCCGTTCCAGCCCTCCCGCTGATCGTCAAGTGGATATACTTGCTTGCCCGTTCCGACTGGATCCGTCTACGCGGGCTTAAAAGCATTGTCGATGAGTGGTTGAGTCCCTATTACTACATGGACAAAGATTCCGTCTTCCAGTTGCTGCTCAAGATGTTGACGCATCTCGGTGTCATACGTTACGCAGAGGACGCGCTCCAAATGACGGAAAGCGGCAATGCGTGGGTCGAACGTTCCGCCGGCTGGGATTTGAGTGAACTAGAAGACCAGTATACAACAACGGCCAGTGAACAAAATTTTTTTAGAAATCAGCAGGGGAATTCTGAAGGTACGTTGAATAAATAATAATAAGAGAGATTGTAAACCGTCCGTCTAGGGAGGGATAAATATGAATGAATGTGTGACCACATCCGAGAAAAAGTCGTTTATTCACTGGTTCCTCGAACATTACGAGTTGCAAGCCAAAGAATCTGCCTGGTTGCTGTCCTTTTTGGCATCCGATGAACGGCTGTTGGCACGCGTTCATTTCATTGACAGTTTTCACAACCTTCCGAAAGTGATCCTAATGTCGACAAAGTGTACACAAATGGCACCGTTTAAATTTTATAAACACAAACGCGTGACGCGGGAAGTGGAGAAGGCGTTCTACGATATTCGTGCCAATCCCCATGAAGATATTTATATCGGACTGTTTTTTAAAGACCGGTCGACGTGTCCGGAA includes the following:
- a CDS encoding ReoY family proteolytic degradation factor; this translates as MNECVTTSEKKSFIHWFLEHYELQAKESAWLLSFLASDERLLARVHFIDSFHNLPKVILMSTKCTQMAPFKFYKHKRVTREVEKAFYDIRANPHEDIYIGLFFKDRSTCPEYAAVLEGNPMDKQNVVQDSLLSLMAEIVLEQSQRAYRKKTLYSQIDEALAKGDEETFFTLTEELKALLEVDSEDE